Proteins from a genomic interval of Pseudoalteromonas sp. MEBiC 03607:
- the elbB gene encoding isoprenoid biosynthesis glyoxalase ElbB, translated as MKKVAVILAGCGVYDGAEINEAVLTLLHIAKAGASYQCFAPDIEQMHTINHLTGEEMTPNRNVLVEAARIARGEIKALTELNVNEFDALIVPGGFGAAKNLSDFAVKGADAQVQNDVLTTAKAFVDANKAAGYMCIAPAMLPMIYGKGVKTTIGNDADTAAAIEQLGGSHQSCAVNDIVVDEQHKVVTTPAYMLAQSILDADAGIEKLVNKVLELV; from the coding sequence ATGAAAAAAGTTGCTGTAATTTTAGCGGGTTGCGGTGTTTATGATGGTGCAGAAATCAACGAAGCCGTCCTAACTTTACTACACATTGCTAAAGCAGGTGCAAGCTATCAATGTTTCGCTCCTGATATTGAGCAAATGCACACTATTAATCATCTAACGGGCGAAGAAATGACTCCAAACCGTAATGTATTAGTAGAAGCGGCACGTATCGCACGTGGTGAAATAAAAGCATTAACCGAGCTTAATGTGAATGAGTTTGATGCCTTAATCGTACCAGGTGGTTTTGGTGCCGCGAAAAATTTATCTGACTTTGCAGTGAAAGGTGCTGATGCCCAAGTGCAAAATGATGTACTTACAACAGCAAAGGCCTTTGTTGATGCAAACAAAGCAGCTGGATATATGTGTATTGCACCGGCAATGTTACCAATGATCTATGGTAAAGGAGTCAAAACAACCATTGGTAATGATGCAGATACAGCAGCGGCCATTGAACAACTTGGTGGTTCACACCAAAGCTGTGCAGTTAATGATATCGTTGTTGATGAGCAACACAAAGTGGTCACGACTCCTGCATATATGCTGGCGCAAAGCATTTTAGATGCAGATGCAGGTATCGAAAAATTAGTAAATAAGGTCTTAGAACTCGTTTAA
- a CDS encoding cytochrome c5 family protein, translating to MKKLSAALLLLATTAYAQAYDNSLTEDAIKKRLAPIGSVYLEGDKAAAAAEPTGPRSGEQVYQAACFACHGTGALGAPKSADDWAPRIAKGKDTLLDHAINGFNAMPPKGTCMDCSDEEISAAIDFMTSK from the coding sequence ATGAAAAAACTATCAGCTGCATTATTACTGCTAGCAACAACGGCATATGCACAAGCGTATGACAACTCTTTGACTGAAGATGCTATTAAAAAGCGTCTAGCGCCAATTGGTTCTGTATATCTAGAAGGTGATAAAGCTGCGGCCGCTGCTGAGCCTACTGGCCCTCGTTCTGGTGAACAAGTTTATCAAGCAGCATGTTTTGCATGCCATGGTACTGGTGCATTAGGTGCTCCTAAATCAGCTGATGATTGGGCTCCTCGTATTGCTAAAGGTAAAGATACACTATTAGATCATGCTATCAATGGCTTTAATGCGATGCCACCAAAAGGTACATGTATGGATTGTTCTGATGAAGAAATCAGTGCTGCTATCGACTTTATGACTAGCAAGTAA